The following coding sequences lie in one Deltaproteobacteria bacterium genomic window:
- a CDS encoding NAD(P)/FAD-dependent oxidoreductase, translated as MTRDVIVIGDGPGGLSAALFLAKAGKQVVVFGQDKTAMHWALLRNYLGFEEIHGSELQKIGRAQVTAQGGAIEDVRVETVAKDGDGFAVTLEGGAQVRAKYLVLSEGKSPKLASMLGLAFDEQRGVQTDRNGASSVPGVYVVGRLARPGRSQAIISAGDGAAAAIDILSREKGEDVVDWDSPPES; from the coding sequence ATGACACGCGACGTGATCGTGATCGGTGACGGCCCCGGCGGCCTCAGTGCGGCGTTGTTCCTGGCCAAGGCCGGCAAGCAGGTGGTGGTCTTCGGCCAGGACAAGACCGCGATGCACTGGGCGCTGCTGCGCAACTACCTCGGCTTCGAGGAGATCCACGGCTCCGAGCTCCAGAAGATCGGTCGCGCCCAGGTCACGGCGCAAGGCGGCGCGATCGAGGACGTGCGCGTCGAGACCGTCGCGAAGGACGGCGACGGCTTCGCGGTGACCCTCGAGGGTGGTGCGCAAGTCCGCGCGAAGTACCTGGTGCTGTCGGAGGGCAAGAGCCCGAAGCTGGCGAGCATGCTCGGGCTCGCGTTCGACGAGCAACGCGGCGTGCAGACCGATCGCAACGGCGCCAGCTCGGTGCCGGGCGTATACGTCGTGGGTCGACTCGCACGACCGGGCCGCAGCCAGGCGATCATCAGCGCGGGCGATGGCGCCGCCGCGGCGATCGACATCCTCTCGCGCGAGAAGGGCGAAGACGTGGTCGACTGGGACTCGCCGCCCGAGTCGTGA
- a CDS encoding sigma-70 family RNA polymerase sigma factor: MGPRDSDLLERWRAGDRSSGEALIAKHYRSVLRFFELNASWAAEDLTQRTFMACIEGAAALRDVEAFRAYLFGVARRQLAQHQRQMSRTKALRRFDATPQAGSAQLTTLLARSREQVLALRALATLPRRVQTLLVLHYWDGVGIGELAASERVPTSTIRTRLARARDSMRARLGELDVTPTAGPTDEQLRMLMVSLVATDDPRVSVSSRA, from the coding sequence ATGGGGCCGCGGGACTCAGATCTGCTCGAGCGCTGGCGTGCAGGTGACCGCAGCAGCGGCGAGGCACTGATCGCGAAGCACTACCGCAGCGTGCTGCGCTTCTTCGAGCTCAACGCCAGCTGGGCCGCCGAGGATCTCACGCAGCGGACGTTCATGGCGTGCATCGAGGGCGCCGCCGCGCTCCGCGACGTCGAGGCGTTCCGCGCCTACCTGTTCGGCGTCGCGCGGCGGCAGCTCGCCCAGCACCAGCGACAGATGTCGCGCACCAAGGCGCTGCGGCGCTTCGATGCCACGCCGCAAGCTGGCAGCGCCCAGCTCACCACGCTGCTGGCGCGTAGTCGCGAGCAGGTGCTGGCGCTGCGCGCACTCGCGACGCTGCCGCGCCGCGTGCAGACGCTGCTCGTCCTGCACTACTGGGACGGTGTGGGCATCGGTGAGCTCGCGGCCAGCGAGCGCGTGCCGACCAGCACGATCCGCACCCGCCTCGCCCGCGCCCGCGACTCGATGCGGGCCCGACTGGGCGAGCTCGACGTCACACCCACCGCGGGCCCCACCGACGAGCAGCTGCGCATGCTGATGGTCTCGCTGGTTGCCACCGACGATCCGCGCGTCTCGGTCTCGAGCCGGGCTTGA
- a CDS encoding serine/threonine protein kinase, with translation MTPSVDPAITHGPLGPGTRLGRYQILRRLATGGMAELYLARHVGAAGYQKVVALKRVRPHLAEDQQFVARFLNEARLAAGLDHSSIAHVIDFGVEGGEHFMAMEYVHGRSVMQLLQQFERCPLPLACAVLIVRDVAAALHHAHERRGPDGRPLGLVHRDVSPSNVLVSFDGDVKLVDFGIAKATAEGSATRTGTILGKLSYMAPEQLRGQRIDRRSDVFALGALAYELMTGVRCFYAEGEFALINRVVAARFERPSAVVEGFPPALEAILARSLAADPDARWADARELQLALESFAATAGHSLSKLELAEHMRACFGDEPYPRTDVVPLPTEAVVSTTEAVASMEPTPVGRTRRRSPAAWVGVALVTGLVVGLVTREWLGDDEPAPVVAPELGTGERESARAPAVAEVGADPPSKVEPSTHGDAPNAQAGESSPSTSSPAAAPERRSRGRTPARRRSSGSAVTPTAPSRDATLRDFLPPSRRKDE, from the coding sequence GTGACACCGTCGGTGGATCCTGCGATCACCCACGGGCCACTCGGACCCGGCACGCGCCTGGGTCGCTATCAAATCTTGCGTCGGCTCGCGACCGGCGGCATGGCCGAGCTGTATCTCGCGCGCCACGTGGGTGCCGCCGGCTACCAGAAGGTGGTCGCGCTCAAGCGGGTGCGGCCGCACCTGGCCGAGGACCAGCAGTTCGTCGCGCGCTTCCTCAACGAGGCCCGCCTCGCGGCTGGGCTCGACCATTCGAGCATCGCGCACGTGATCGACTTCGGTGTCGAGGGTGGCGAGCACTTCATGGCCATGGAGTACGTCCACGGCCGCAGCGTGATGCAGCTGCTGCAGCAGTTCGAACGTTGCCCGCTGCCGCTCGCGTGCGCCGTGCTGATCGTGCGCGACGTCGCGGCCGCGCTGCACCACGCCCACGAGCGGCGCGGCCCCGACGGCCGTCCGCTCGGGCTGGTCCATCGCGACGTGTCGCCGTCGAACGTGCTGGTGAGCTTCGACGGCGACGTGAAGTTGGTCGACTTCGGCATCGCCAAGGCCACCGCCGAGGGCAGTGCGACCCGCACGGGCACGATCCTCGGCAAGCTCTCGTACATGGCGCCCGAGCAGCTCCGCGGGCAACGCATCGATCGCCGCTCCGACGTGTTCGCGCTCGGTGCCCTCGCGTACGAGCTCATGACCGGCGTGCGGTGCTTCTACGCCGAGGGCGAGTTTGCGCTCATCAACCGCGTGGTCGCGGCCCGCTTCGAGCGCCCGTCGGCGGTCGTCGAGGGCTTTCCACCGGCGCTCGAGGCCATCCTCGCGCGGAGCCTCGCGGCCGATCCCGACGCCCGCTGGGCGGACGCGCGGGAGCTGCAGCTCGCGCTCGAGAGCTTCGCAGCGACGGCGGGACATTCGCTCTCCAAGCTCGAGCTGGCCGAACACATGCGCGCCTGCTTCGGCGACGAGCCGTATCCCCGCACCGACGTCGTGCCGCTGCCGACCGAGGCGGTGGTGTCGACGACCGAGGCGGTGGCATCGATGGAGCCGACGCCGGTCGGACGCACGCGTCGACGCTCGCCGGCCGCGTGGGTCGGCGTGGCGCTGGTGACTGGCCTCGTGGTTGGCTTGGTGACGCGCGAGTGGCTCGGCGACGACGAGCCTGCGCCCGTGGTCGCGCCCGAGCTCGGCACCGGCGAGCGCGAGTCCGCACGGGCCCCCGCCGTCGCGGAGGTCGGTGCGGATCCGCCGAGCAAGGTCGAGCCCTCGACGCATGGCGATGCCCCGAATGCGCAGGCCGGCGAGTCGTCCCCATCGACGTCGAGCCCCGCGGCGGCACCCGAACGCCGCTCGCGCGGCCGGACACCGGCGCGCCGGAGATCGTCGGGCTCGGCCGTCACACCCACCGCTCCGTCGCGCGATGCGACGCTGCGCGACTTCTTGCCGCCGTCGCGACGCAAGGACGAATGA